The Candidatus Planktophila sp. genome contains the following window.
TCTTATCTAGTTCAATAATGCGTGCCTCGACCTGCTTACCAATGTATGGTGTTAAATCACGGACGCGACGCATTTCAACAAGGGATGCTGGCAAGAAGCCACGAAGTCCGATATCAACAATAAGTCCACCCTTAACAACTTCGATAACAGTTCCGATGACAACTTCGTCACGCTCTTTCTTGCCTTCGATGTCTCCCCATGCACGTTCGTACTGTGCGCGCTTCTTTGAAAGGATGAGACGACCTTCTTTATCTTCTTTTTGAAGAACAAGAGCTTCAATACTTTCTCCAACTTTTACAATCTCATGTGGGTCTACATCGTGGCGAATTGAAAGCTCGCGTGAAGGAATTACACCCTCCGTCTTATATCCGATGTCAACGAGAACTTCCTCGCGACCAACTTGAACGATTGTTCCGGTGACGAGATCTCCGTCATTAAAATTTCTAATTGTTCCTTCGATTGCCGCTAGAAAATCAGCTGCTGT
Protein-coding sequences here:
- a CDS encoding S1 RNA-binding domain-containing protein, whose product is MSTTPVIAVNDIGTAADFLAAIEGTIRNFNDGDLVTGTIVQVGREEVLVDIGYKTEGVIPSRELSIRHDVDPHEIVKVGESIEALVLQKEDKEGRLILSKKRAQYERAWGDIEGKKERDEVVIGTVIEVVKGGLIVDIGLRGFLPASLVEMRRVRDLTPYIGKQVEARIIELDKNRNNVVLSRRAFLEQTQSESRTTFLNQLQKGQVRTGVVSSIV